One window from the genome of Candidatus Saganbacteria bacterium encodes:
- a CDS encoding putative DNA binding domain-containing protein, with protein sequence MKTKYLSKLIGASESTGIEWKQSLSEINEIIQTAVAFANTDGGRIFVGISPEGKVLGVQTGKGTIEKLVNQIAQNTDPKLHPKVSVRKICGRETIILEIKESRDHLVLAFGRPYKRVGKSSIRISKDEYERTIIDKNKDQIRFDSQVCKGAALKNIDRNLIREFIVKGKTERGLDLSERMSVKEVLTKLKLLKKSKLTNSAILLFDSPHNFYPQCELKCLRFKGLDATEDMLDFKTIFGSIISQMQEAEKFIFNHITLSAWIESGKLERQEKWEYPPKAIREALANAIAHRDYLSTANVQVRIFDDRIEFWNPGRLPEGWTTETLTRKHKSLPQNPLIAKQFFWIKYVEEVGSGTNKIVRWCREWGLPDPVFEYTGSSIVVTLKKAKKPIGEKSRKTREKTREKTREKILRLIKNDPAITTLAIAEESKLTIKGVEWNINKMKKEGLIKRVGPDKGGHWEII encoded by the coding sequence ATGAAAACAAAATACTTATCGAAATTAATTGGCGCAAGCGAATCAACCGGCATTGAATGGAAGCAATCGCTGTCAGAGATAAATGAAATTATACAAACGGCGGTGGCTTTTGCGAATACCGATGGTGGTCGAATATTTGTTGGGATATCCCCTGAAGGCAAGGTGCTTGGCGTTCAAACAGGTAAAGGCACTATAGAAAAATTAGTCAATCAGATCGCCCAAAATACCGACCCAAAACTCCATCCCAAAGTAAGCGTCAGGAAAATATGCGGAAGGGAAACAATCATTCTTGAGATAAAAGAATCCCGCGACCATTTGGTTTTGGCGTTTGGCCGGCCTTATAAACGCGTGGGAAAATCATCAATAAGGATAAGCAAGGACGAATATGAACGAACAATTATTGATAAGAATAAAGATCAAATTCGTTTTGACAGCCAGGTTTGCAAAGGCGCGGCACTAAAAAATATCGACCGAAATTTGATCAGGGAATTCATTGTTAAAGGGAAAACCGAGCGTGGATTGGATTTAAGCGAGAGAATGTCGGTTAAGGAAGTTTTGACGAAACTCAAGCTTTTAAAAAAGAGTAAGCTTACTAATTCCGCTATTCTCTTATTTGACTCCCCGCATAATTTTTATCCGCAATGCGAATTGAAATGCCTACGGTTCAAGGGGTTGGATGCAACAGAAGACATGTTGGATTTTAAAACGATTTTTGGAAGTATTATCAGCCAAATGCAGGAAGCGGAAAAGTTCATTTTTAATCATATCACTCTTTCTGCCTGGATCGAATCGGGGAAGTTGGAACGACAGGAGAAATGGGAATATCCGCCAAAAGCTATTCGTGAGGCTTTGGCTAATGCGATCGCACACAGGGATTATTTGTCCACAGCTAATGTCCAGGTTAGAATTTTTGATGACAGGATCGAATTCTGGAATCCGGGGAGATTGCCGGAAGGTTGGACGACAGAAACTTTGACGAGGAAGCATAAATCTCTGCCGCAAAATCCGCTGATTGCCAAGCAATTTTTTTGGATTAAGTATGTTGAAGAAGTTGGTTCGGGTACGAATAAAATAGTACGATGGTGCCGCGAGTGGGGTTTGCCGGATCCGGTTTTCGAGTATACGGGATCAAGCATCGTTGTGACGCTAAAAAAAGCCAAAAAACCAATTGGAGAAAAGAGTCGGAAAACTAGGGAGAAAACTAGGGAGAAAACTAGGGAGAAAATACTGCGACTGATAAAGAATGATCCAGCGATAACGACTCTGGCGATTGCCGAAGAATCGAAGCTGACGATTAAAGGGGTAGAATGGAATATTAATAAAATGAAGAAAGAAGGGCTTATTAAGCGCGTTGGCCCGGATAAGGGCGGACATTGGGAAATTATATAA
- the carB gene encoding carbamoyl-phosphate synthase large subunit — protein MPKRNDIKKIMIIGAGPIIIGQACEFDYSGSQACKALKEEGYEVILINSNPATIMTDPDTADRTYIEPITVEMCCKIIEKERPDAILPTIGGQTALNTAIGVAETGILEKYKIEMIGADVEAIKKAEDRELFKKAMQDAGLDLPKSSFAKTMTEAMKAVVEVGLPVIIRASFTLGGTGSHVARTMDEFTAAAKRGLDLSPISEILVEEDLTGWKEYELEVMRDKKDNVVIICSIENIDAMGVHTGDSITVAPQQTLTDVEYQKMRDQSLAAIRAIGVETGGSNVQFAVNPVNGRMVIIEMNPRVSRSSALASKATGFPIAKIAAKLAVGYSLDEIRNDITKVTPASFEPTIDYCVVKIPRFTFEKFPDAEAVLGTSMKSVGETMAIGRTFKEALQKGLRSLEIGRAGFGADGKDPINEALLIEKLTKPNDIRIFYVKHAIQKGMTIEELHKLTHYDPWFLQNMKEIVEEEATIKGQGAGVMEDKDAIYRAKQFGFSDRQLAHLVGSNEITVREKRQKLGVNAVFKLVDTCAAEFEAYTPYYYSTYETENEVKRSKKKKIMILGGGPNRIGQGIEFDYCCVHASFALREVGIESIMVNSNPETVSTDYDTSDRLYFEPLTREDVLNIIDNEKPNGVIVQFGGQTPLNLAQTLKKAGVKIIGTSPESIDKAEDRKRFAKMLRKLKLNQTENGTALSKEEAKKIAKKIGYPVLVRPSYVLGGRAMRLVFDETELEDFMTNAVSVSSDHPVLIDKFLEDAIEVDVDAVSDGKDTIVCGIMEHIEEAGIHSGDSACVIPPFSLSTEVIQTIKENTYAMAKELKVIGLMNVQFAVKNDKVFVLEVNPRASRTVPYVSKATGIPWAKVATKAMVGKSLKSQGVIEVEIKHIAVKEAVLPFNRFPGVDAVLGPEMKSTGEVMGIDDDFGAAFMKSQIAAGQNLKLEGTVFVSVNNKDKRNIVYVVKRLVDLGYSIVATVGTAKVLKKNGIKVREVEKLSEGHPGILDFINKNQISLIINTPGGRQTRIDEAKIRSAVVMQGIPLITTLSGAQASINGIEAAKKRGFEVKALQDYHTKTA, from the coding sequence TTGCCAAAGCGTAATGATATAAAAAAAATAATGATAATCGGTGCGGGGCCGATAATAATCGGCCAAGCATGCGAGTTTGATTACTCGGGCTCTCAAGCTTGCAAAGCCCTAAAAGAAGAAGGCTATGAAGTAATACTTATTAATTCGAACCCTGCAACTATCATGACCGATCCGGATACCGCCGACAGAACATATATTGAGCCAATTACCGTTGAAATGTGCTGTAAGATAATTGAAAAAGAAAGACCGGATGCTATCCTTCCAACAATTGGCGGGCAAACTGCTCTAAATACGGCGATAGGCGTTGCAGAAACCGGAATTCTGGAAAAATATAAAATTGAAATGATCGGCGCCGATGTAGAAGCGATCAAGAAAGCCGAAGACCGCGAACTATTTAAAAAAGCTATGCAAGACGCGGGCCTCGATCTTCCAAAAAGTTCATTTGCAAAAACTATGACGGAAGCTATGAAAGCTGTCGTTGAAGTCGGACTTCCGGTTATTATCCGAGCAAGCTTTACGCTTGGCGGAACAGGGTCTCATGTAGCCCGCACAATGGATGAATTCACAGCGGCGGCAAAGCGCGGCCTTGACCTTTCTCCAATATCCGAAATTTTAGTTGAAGAAGACCTAACCGGCTGGAAAGAATACGAACTCGAAGTCATGCGCGACAAAAAAGACAATGTCGTTATAATTTGTTCGATCGAAAATATCGATGCAATGGGCGTTCACACAGGAGATTCTATAACTGTTGCTCCTCAACAAACATTAACAGATGTCGAATACCAAAAAATGCGAGACCAGAGCCTAGCCGCGATCCGTGCCATCGGAGTTGAAACCGGCGGAAGCAATGTGCAGTTTGCCGTAAATCCCGTAAATGGCCGCATGGTAATAATTGAGATGAATCCTCGTGTATCAAGGTCGTCAGCCTTAGCATCAAAAGCTACGGGATTTCCTATCGCAAAAATTGCAGCAAAATTGGCCGTTGGATATTCTTTAGATGAAATAAGAAATGATATTACAAAAGTAACTCCCGCGTCGTTTGAACCGACGATCGATTATTGCGTGGTCAAGATCCCGCGATTTACATTCGAAAAATTCCCCGATGCAGAAGCTGTTCTTGGGACTTCAATGAAATCAGTCGGCGAAACAATGGCTATCGGCAGAACATTTAAAGAAGCTCTCCAAAAAGGCCTTCGATCGCTGGAAATTGGCCGCGCAGGCTTTGGCGCCGACGGCAAAGATCCAATAAACGAAGCCTTGCTTATCGAAAAGCTAACAAAGCCAAATGATATAAGAATATTTTATGTGAAGCATGCCATTCAAAAAGGCATGACGATCGAAGAATTACATAAGCTTACGCATTACGATCCATGGTTCCTTCAGAATATGAAAGAAATTGTCGAAGAAGAGGCGACGATAAAGGGTCAAGGGGCAGGGGTCATGGAAGACAAAGATGCCATTTACCGCGCGAAACAATTCGGGTTCTCCGATAGACAGCTCGCGCATCTGGTTGGTTCAAATGAGATCACTGTCCGAGAAAAAAGGCAAAAGCTTGGTGTGAATGCCGTCTTCAAATTAGTCGATACATGCGCCGCGGAATTTGAAGCATATACTCCATATTATTATTCAACGTATGAAACCGAGAACGAAGTAAAGCGTTCAAAAAAGAAAAAAATAATGATCCTAGGCGGCGGCCCTAACAGGATAGGGCAGGGGATCGAATTTGATTATTGTTGCGTCCATGCGAGCTTTGCACTCCGTGAAGTCGGGATTGAATCGATCATGGTCAATTCAAATCCTGAAACGGTATCGACCGACTACGATACATCCGATAGATTGTATTTTGAACCGTTAACGCGTGAAGATGTATTAAATATTATCGATAACGAAAAACCAAACGGCGTCATAGTACAGTTTGGAGGACAAACGCCGCTTAATCTTGCACAAACCCTAAAGAAAGCAGGCGTTAAAATAATCGGCACCTCCCCTGAATCGATAGACAAAGCCGAAGACCGCAAACGATTTGCCAAGATGCTTAGAAAATTAAAATTGAACCAAACGGAGAACGGAACAGCTCTTTCAAAAGAGGAAGCCAAAAAGATCGCCAAAAAGATCGGCTACCCTGTATTAGTTAGGCCTTCTTATGTTTTGGGCGGACGCGCAATGCGATTGGTTTTTGACGAAACCGAGCTTGAGGATTTTATGACGAACGCGGTTTCTGTTTCATCCGACCATCCCGTATTGATCGATAAATTCTTGGAAGACGCGATCGAAGTCGATGTTGACGCGGTATCCGACGGGAAAGATACGATCGTCTGTGGAATAATGGAACATATCGAAGAGGCGGGGATCCACTCGGGAGATTCAGCCTGCGTCATTCCCCCATTCTCACTTTCAACAGAAGTCATACAAACTATAAAAGAAAATACATATGCCATGGCCAAAGAATTAAAAGTCATAGGCCTTATGAATGTCCAATTCGCGGTTAAAAATGACAAAGTATTTGTTCTGGAAGTAAATCCTCGCGCATCGCGAACCGTTCCATATGTTTCAAAAGCGACAGGAATTCCATGGGCCAAAGTCGCAACAAAAGCGATGGTTGGTAAATCATTAAAGTCACAAGGCGTTATAGAAGTTGAGATCAAACATATCGCTGTTAAAGAGGCTGTTCTTCCTTTTAATCGATTTCCTGGAGTTGATGCGGTATTGGGTCCCGAGATGAAATCAACGGGCGAGGTTATGGGAATAGACGATGACTTTGGCGCGGCATTCATGAAGAGCCAGATCGCGGCGGGACAAAATCTAAAACTTGAAGGAACCGTATTTGTTTCGGTCAACAATAAAGACAAAAGAAATATTGTTTATGTCGTTAAAAGGCTTGTAGATCTTGGATATTCGATCGTCGCAACTGTCGGTACAGCGAAAGTATTAAAGAAGAACGGGATCAAAGTCCGCGAAGTTGAAAAGCTAAGCGAAGGGCATCCTGGCATTTTGGATTTTATTAATAAGAACCAGATCTCGCTTATTATTAATACTCCCGGCGGCAGGCAAACAAGAATAGATGAAGCAAAGATCAGGTCAGCTGTTGTCATGCAGGGGATTCCGCTTATTACAACGCTATCCGGCGCGCAAGCGTCGATCAACGGTATAGAAGCTGCAAAAAAGAGAGGTTTTGAAGTTAAAGCCCTGCAGGATTACCACACAAAAACTGCTTGA
- a CDS encoding RNA-binding protein, with translation MKSLFVGNLPWSVTDADLSAKFSEFGNVISARVVTDKFSGKSRGFGFVDMEDADAEKAIAGMSGYKWNDREVTVNEARPKTEGGPRREGGPRRDSGSGGRRDFNRF, from the coding sequence ATGAAAAGTTTATTTGTAGGTAATTTGCCTTGGTCCGTTACAGACGCCGATCTTTCAGCGAAATTTTCTGAATTCGGGAATGTAATCTCAGCCAGGGTCGTAACCGATAAGTTTTCTGGCAAATCACGCGGATTTGGATTTGTTGACATGGAAGATGCGGACGCAGAAAAGGCTATAGCAGGGATGTCCGGCTATAAGTGGAATGACCGCGAAGTTACAGTCAACGAAGCAAGACCAAAGACAGAAGGCGGCCCAAGACGCGAAGGTGGACCAAGACGCGATAGCGGAAGCGGCGGACGACGCGATTTTAATCGTTTCTAA
- a CDS encoding ribonuclease HI family protein translates to MMKVQIFTDGASRGNPGPAGIGIVIKKNGRIVSEIADYIGHSTNNIAEYTACLRGITEALILGASDIELYADSELLIKQIRGEYKVKNEGLQPLHSQILGLAGKLKHFKAVHIAREKNKEADLLSNIGIDAHDKKDSPLFSK, encoded by the coding sequence ATCATGAAAGTTCAAATATTTACGGACGGTGCGTCTCGGGGGAATCCGGGGCCTGCAGGGATCGGGATCGTAATAAAAAAAAACGGAAGGATCGTATCCGAGATCGCCGATTATATCGGGCATTCTACAAATAATATTGCCGAATATACTGCCTGTTTAAGAGGAATAACAGAGGCCTTGATCCTCGGCGCATCCGATATCGAACTTTATGCCGATTCGGAACTATTGATAAAGCAGATCCGAGGGGAATATAAGGTCAAAAATGAAGGCCTCCAGCCTCTACACTCACAAATATTGGGATTAGCCGGAAAATTAAAACATTTTAAAGCCGTCCATATAGCTCGCGAGAAAAATAAAGAAGCGGATCTATTGTCCAATATCGGGATTGACGCGCATGACAAGAAAGATTCGCCCTTGTTTTCTAAATAA
- a CDS encoding sodium-translocating pyrophosphatase gives MSLALLFSGLAGMSFAGETDLIVPNLSLVKFLGVDGHSLLLWGMLVCVFGFIFGLVQFIEISRMKVHRLMKEVSELIFETCKTYLFEQGKFIVTLEILIGFVIIAYFGGLRHFVATKVLVILLSSILGIAGSYFVAWFGMRINTMANSACAFASLEGEPYPVYEIPVKAGMSIGMLLVSIELFMMLGILLFIDPSYAGSCFIGFAIGESLGATVLRIAGGIFTKIADIGSDLMKIAFKLKEDDPRNPGVIADCVGDNAGDSVGPTADGFETYGVTGVALITFILIAIKDPAFQVQLLVWIFSMRVIMIAASAISYWMNGFLAARRYGLAKEMNYEAPLSSLVWITSIISIIMTFLFSYLLIPELGGGALWWKLASIITCGTIAGAIIPELVKFFTSTESSFVNNILQFSKKGGASLNILSGLTAGNFSAYWMGMVFMFLMGIAYLFSLMGLGSLMINPAIFAFGLVAFGFLGMGPVTIAVDSYGPIADNAQSIYELSLIEKHHNVKDEIFKDFGFVPDFEKAKHHLESNDGAGNTFKATAKPVLIGTAVVGATTMIFSIIMILTHGLTLNIDKLSIIYPPFFLGLLAGGAVIYWFTGASIHAVTAGAYQAVAFIKDNIKLAEEHGNKASLEDSKRVVAICTKFVQKGMINIFLVILFSTLAFACLNSFLFIGYLVSIALFGLFQAIFMANAGGAWDNAKKLVEVKFRHMKGTELHDATIVGDTVGDPFKDTSSVAINPLIKFTTLFGLLAIEIAIELSRATNLILSTIFLVISFIFVYRSFTDMKIADID, from the coding sequence ATGTCCTTGGCCCTCTTATTCTCGGGTCTTGCCGGAATGTCATTCGCAGGGGAGACCGATCTTATCGTCCCAAATTTGAGCTTGGTCAAATTCTTGGGCGTCGACGGGCATTCACTGCTTTTATGGGGCATGCTTGTTTGCGTCTTCGGATTTATTTTCGGATTGGTGCAATTTATTGAGATATCCAGGATGAAAGTCCATAGGCTTATGAAGGAAGTCTCCGAGCTTATTTTTGAAACTTGTAAGACATATCTTTTTGAACAAGGCAAATTCATAGTAACACTCGAAATACTTATCGGTTTTGTCATAATCGCATACTTTGGGGGCCTTCGGCACTTTGTAGCTACAAAAGTGCTTGTCATCCTTTTATCAAGCATTCTAGGCATTGCCGGCAGTTATTTTGTCGCGTGGTTCGGCATGAGAATAAACACGATGGCCAATTCCGCTTGCGCTTTCGCGAGTTTAGAAGGCGAACCTTATCCTGTTTACGAGATCCCCGTCAAAGCCGGGATGAGCATAGGAATGCTTCTTGTTAGCATTGAGTTGTTCATGATGCTTGGCATATTGCTTTTTATCGATCCAAGCTACGCGGGATCGTGTTTCATCGGTTTTGCCATAGGTGAATCGCTTGGAGCTACTGTGCTTAGGATCGCGGGGGGTATTTTTACAAAGATAGCGGATATCGGCTCCGATCTAATGAAGATCGCTTTCAAATTAAAAGAAGATGATCCCCGCAACCCCGGTGTTATTGCCGACTGCGTCGGAGACAATGCCGGAGATTCCGTAGGGCCAACGGCCGACGGATTTGAAACATACGGCGTAACAGGCGTTGCTCTTATTACATTTATTTTGATCGCCATCAAAGACCCTGCATTCCAGGTCCAGCTTTTGGTCTGGATCTTCTCGATGAGGGTCATTATGATAGCCGCGAGCGCCATATCCTACTGGATGAACGGTTTCTTGGCGGCAAGGCGTTACGGGCTTGCAAAAGAAATGAATTACGAAGCGCCTCTTTCTTCGCTTGTTTGGATCACATCCATTATCTCTATCATTATGACATTCTTATTCTCTTATCTTCTTATCCCTGAACTCGGCGGCGGGGCACTTTGGTGGAAACTGGCAAGCATTATCACATGCGGAACGATTGCGGGGGCCATTATTCCCGAGCTTGTCAAATTCTTTACTTCTACCGAATCTTCTTTTGTGAACAATATTTTGCAGTTCTCCAAGAAGGGCGGAGCATCCCTTAACATACTTTCAGGATTAACAGCCGGGAACTTTAGCGCGTACTGGATGGGGATGGTATTTATGTTCCTCATGGGAATCGCTTATCTTTTCAGCTTGATGGGTTTAGGTTCTCTTATGATCAATCCCGCTATTTTCGCTTTTGGCCTGGTTGCTTTCGGGTTTCTCGGTATGGGACCGGTCACTATTGCTGTTGATTCGTACGGGCCAATAGCCGACAACGCGCAATCGATCTATGAGCTTTCTCTTATCGAAAAACATCACAATGTTAAGGACGAGATCTTCAAAGATTTCGGTTTTGTCCCGGATTTTGAAAAAGCGAAGCATCATCTCGAATCAAATGACGGGGCGGGAAATACATTTAAAGCTACGGCAAAACCAGTTCTTATAGGCACTGCTGTCGTTGGCGCTACAACAATGATCTTTTCGATAATTATGATTTTGACCCATGGCTTGACTTTGAATATCGATAAACTTTCGATCATATATCCTCCATTTTTCTTGGGATTGCTTGCTGGCGGCGCAGTCATTTATTGGTTCACGGGAGCATCGATCCATGCGGTAACTGCAGGAGCCTATCAAGCAGTCGCTTTCATTAAAGACAACATCAAGCTTGCCGAAGAGCATGGGAATAAGGCGTCGCTTGAGGACAGTAAACGAGTGGTCGCAATATGCACGAAATTCGTACAAAAAGGCATGATAAACATTTTCCTTGTCATCTTGTTCTCGACTTTGGCGTTCGCATGCCTTAACTCTTTCTTATTTATAGGATATCTGGTTTCTATCGCTTTATTTGGCCTTTTCCAAGCCATCTTTATGGCGAATGCCGGCGGCGCTTGGGATAATGCCAAAAAATTGGTTGAAGTAAAATTTCGCCATATGAAGGGCACGGAGCTTCATGACGCGACAATTGTAGGTGATACTGTAGGCGATCCGTTCAAGGATACGTCATCGGTTGCGATTAACCCATTGATCAAATTCACGACATTGTTCGGGTTGCTCGCGATCGAAATTGCGATAGAATTGAGCCGTGCGACAAATCTGATATTGTCGACAATATTCTTAGTGATCTCATTCATATTTGTTTACAGGTCGTTTACAGATATGAAAATTGCGGATATCGACTAG